The Geodermatophilaceae bacterium NBWT11 genome has a segment encoding these proteins:
- a CDS encoding glycosyltransferase family 4 protein, with translation MRVGHLLVGPAEHGVVRYAREVAEGDGGPLVAPGPADVDVVQVHYTDRLFAPTAEASAEAFTAVAAGLGRPLVVTLHDVPPDDGSVLQQRRARAYAAVVATAATVVVNSDHEAARLAAFSDRTPVVVPLPVMTLPAGPVPPPDGQVVVLGFLYPGKGHDEALRALPDGVGLTALGRPSDGHDDLVAELSALGPLTVTGYVPDAELPARLRAASVPLAPHRHVSASGSIGSWLAAGRRPLVPDVAYTREVAARLPGTLTLYDELAPALAAALADPALTWLAPGTPTGADLAGTVAAYRAVWAAAC, from the coding sequence GTGAGGGTCGGGCACCTGCTCGTCGGGCCGGCCGAGCACGGCGTCGTGCGGTACGCCCGCGAGGTGGCCGAGGGCGACGGGGGACCGCTGGTCGCCCCCGGTCCGGCCGACGTCGACGTGGTGCAGGTGCACTACACCGACCGGCTGTTCGCCCCCACCGCCGAGGCCAGCGCCGAGGCGTTCACCGCGGTGGCGGCCGGGCTGGGCCGCCCACTGGTGGTCACCCTGCACGACGTGCCGCCCGATGACGGCTCGGTGCTCCAGCAGCGCCGGGCCCGGGCCTACGCCGCGGTCGTGGCGACGGCGGCCACCGTGGTGGTCAACAGCGACCACGAGGCCGCCCGGCTCGCCGCGTTCTCCGACCGCACCCCGGTCGTCGTCCCGCTGCCGGTGATGACGCTGCCCGCCGGCCCGGTGCCGCCGCCGGACGGGCAGGTCGTCGTCCTCGGTTTCCTCTACCCGGGCAAGGGCCACGACGAGGCACTGCGCGCCCTGCCGGACGGCGTGGGGCTCACCGCGCTGGGCCGGCCCTCGGACGGGCACGACGACCTGGTCGCCGAGCTGTCCGCGCTGGGCCCGCTGACCGTCACCGGCTACGTGCCCGACGCCGAGCTGCCCGCCCGGCTGCGTGCCGCCTCGGTGCCGCTGGCCCCGCACCGGCACGTCAGCGCGTCCGGCTCGATCGGCAGCTGGCTGGCCGCCGGACGCCGGCCGCTGGTGCCCGACGTGGCCTACACCCGGGAGGTCGCCGCGCGGCTGCCCGGCACGCTCACGCTCTACGACGAGCTGGCGCCCGCGCTGGCCGCCGCACTCGCCGACCCCGCCCTCACCTGGCTGGCGCCCGGCACGCCCACCGGCGCCGACCTCGCCGGCACGGTCGCGGCCTACCGGGCCGTCTGGGCTGCCGCGTGCTGA
- a CDS encoding glycosyltransferase family 4 protein, with the protein MGGRVIRVATVPYAHPYLDAVLPTEVVRVGPPPPDGDPWAPSPWLDPAYLAAHADEVDVVHLHFGFDGLTPDEMLAWTETVRRSRVALVVTVHDLRNPHHSTRERHDRHLAALLGAAEVVLTLTEGAADEIAERFQRSCIVVAHPGLVTPLRDVGREPRLVGVHLKSLRTNLLDPLDVVRAAASGAVSGGGRLRVDVHDDVDLETRVPGLVAGAERGEYELAVHGRYDDDQLTAYLQSIAVSVLPHRFGTHSGWLEACRDVGTRVVAPTCGHYADQWSDVVTYGNDEVRGLDTASLTGAVLVAVTRPWPPRADPAWRAEQRAQLRRVHAHVYSRVAADRTSS; encoded by the coding sequence GTGGGTGGCCGCGTGATCCGGGTCGCGACCGTCCCCTACGCACACCCCTACCTCGACGCGGTGCTGCCGACCGAGGTCGTCCGGGTCGGCCCGCCGCCGCCGGACGGCGACCCCTGGGCGCCCAGCCCGTGGCTGGACCCGGCGTACCTGGCCGCGCACGCCGACGAGGTCGACGTCGTCCACCTGCACTTCGGCTTCGACGGACTGACCCCCGACGAGATGCTGGCCTGGACCGAGACGGTCCGGCGCAGCCGCGTCGCGCTCGTGGTGACCGTGCACGACCTGCGCAACCCGCACCACTCCACCCGGGAGCGGCACGACCGGCACCTGGCCGCCCTCCTCGGCGCCGCCGAGGTGGTGCTGACCCTCACCGAGGGCGCCGCGGACGAGATCGCCGAGCGGTTCCAGCGCAGCTGCATCGTCGTGGCGCACCCCGGCCTGGTCACCCCGCTGCGTGACGTCGGTCGGGAGCCCCGGTTGGTCGGGGTGCACCTGAAGTCGCTGCGCACCAACCTGCTCGACCCGCTGGACGTCGTCCGGGCGGCCGCGTCGGGTGCGGTGTCCGGGGGCGGGCGGCTGCGGGTCGACGTGCACGACGACGTCGACCTCGAGACCCGGGTGCCCGGGCTGGTGGCCGGCGCCGAGCGCGGGGAGTACGAGCTCGCGGTGCACGGCCGCTACGACGACGACCAGCTCACCGCCTACCTGCAGTCCATCGCGGTCTCCGTGCTGCCGCACAGGTTCGGCACCCACTCGGGCTGGCTGGAGGCCTGCCGGGACGTCGGCACGCGGGTGGTGGCACCCACCTGCGGGCACTACGCCGACCAGTGGTCCGACGTGGTCACCTACGGCAACGACGAGGTCCGCGGGCTGGACACCGCCTCGCTCACCGGCGCCGTGCTGGTCGCGGTCACCCGGCCCTGGCCGCCGCGTGCGGACCCCGCCTGGCGGGCCGAGCAGCGCGCCCAGCTGCGCCGGGTGCACGCCCACGTCTACAGCCGGGTCGCCGCGGACCGCACCAGCTCGTGA
- a CDS encoding glycosyltransferase — MRTAVVTVVHGRHDHLALQLAGLAAQTRPADRHVVVAMGDDEVRGVVGDRATVVELPAADRLPLAAARNAGAAAAIADGAQLLVFLDVDCVPAPTLVARYAAVAQDGVLDSGPVSYLPPRSAAGYDLATLHTLADPHPARPVPAEGTVETAEDHRLFWSLSFALTTDTWTRLGGFCEAYAGYGGEDTDFAETAHAAGVPLRWVGGAAAFHQHHPVSRPPVEHLDDVLVNGRVFADRWGWWPMQGWLDAFAERGLVRQTDDGWVAA, encoded by the coding sequence ATGAGGACCGCTGTCGTCACCGTCGTGCACGGCCGGCACGACCACCTCGCCCTGCAGCTGGCCGGCCTCGCCGCGCAGACCCGCCCGGCCGACCGGCACGTCGTGGTCGCCATGGGGGACGACGAGGTGCGTGGCGTCGTCGGTGACCGGGCCACCGTGGTCGAGCTGCCCGCCGCCGACCGGCTCCCGCTGGCCGCTGCCCGCAACGCCGGGGCGGCCGCGGCGATCGCCGACGGCGCGCAGCTGCTGGTCTTCCTCGACGTCGACTGCGTGCCCGCGCCGACGCTGGTCGCCCGGTACGCAGCCGTCGCACAGGACGGTGTGCTCGACTCGGGACCCGTGAGCTACCTGCCACCGCGGTCCGCCGCGGGCTACGACCTGGCCACCCTGCACACCCTCGCCGACCCGCACCCGGCCCGGCCGGTGCCCGCCGAGGGCACGGTGGAGACCGCCGAGGACCACCGGCTGTTCTGGTCGCTGTCGTTCGCGCTGACCACCGACACCTGGACCCGGCTGGGCGGTTTCTGCGAGGCCTACGCCGGTTACGGCGGCGAGGACACCGACTTCGCCGAGACCGCGCACGCCGCCGGGGTGCCGCTGCGCTGGGTGGGGGGCGCCGCGGCGTTCCACCAGCACCACCCGGTGTCCCGTCCCCCGGTCGAGCACCTGGACGACGTGCTGGTCAACGGCCGGGTCTTCGCCGACCGGTGGGGCTGGTGGCCGATGCAGGGCTGGCTGGACGCCTTCGCCGAACGTGGCCTGGTGCGGCAGACCGACGACGGGTGGGTGGCCGCGTGA
- a CDS encoding glycosyltransferase family 4 protein, whose translation MPVAPAEPGRRLRIALIASSRFPIAEPFAGGLEAHVWQLTRSLAARGHDVTLFAGPGSDPSLGAESLPVRTVEVSPAARADVSMGPEVFLEDHHAYLSLMMELTGARAHDFDLVHNHSLHYLPIAMAPALRVPMVSTLHCPPTPWLESALQSGTPSPVHLVAVSGHTARAWSGVAGVRQPVGVVPNGVDLTRWVAGPGGGPLIWSGRIVPEKGTHLAVQAALAAGRELQIAGPVIDHGYFERTIEPFLGLGVTHLGHLGQDELAAAVGRASVALVTPCWDEPYGLVVAEALACGTPVVAFARGGIPEVLTPTVGRLVPAGDVAALAAAIPEAEGLSRAAARERARTHCSVDTMVTRYEQLYASLVSAGVTAAP comes from the coding sequence CTGCCGGTCGCCCCGGCCGAGCCCGGCCGACGGCTGCGGATCGCGCTGATCGCGTCCAGCCGGTTCCCCATCGCCGAGCCGTTCGCCGGCGGCCTCGAGGCGCACGTCTGGCAGCTCACCCGGTCCCTGGCCGCCCGCGGGCACGACGTGACGCTGTTCGCCGGCCCCGGGTCCGACCCGAGCCTGGGCGCCGAGAGCCTGCCGGTGCGCACCGTCGAGGTGAGCCCGGCCGCCCGCGCCGACGTGAGCATGGGCCCTGAGGTCTTCCTCGAGGACCACCACGCCTACCTGAGCCTGATGATGGAGCTCACCGGCGCCCGTGCGCACGACTTCGACCTGGTGCACAACCACTCGCTGCACTACCTGCCGATCGCGATGGCCCCGGCCCTGCGGGTCCCGATGGTGTCCACGCTGCACTGCCCGCCCACCCCGTGGCTGGAGTCGGCGCTGCAGAGCGGGACGCCGTCCCCGGTGCACCTGGTCGCGGTCAGCGGGCACACCGCGCGCGCCTGGTCCGGGGTGGCCGGCGTCCGCCAGCCCGTCGGCGTCGTCCCCAACGGCGTCGACCTGACCCGCTGGGTCGCCGGTCCCGGTGGCGGGCCGCTGATCTGGTCGGGCCGGATCGTTCCGGAGAAGGGCACCCACCTCGCCGTGCAGGCCGCGCTGGCCGCCGGCCGGGAGCTGCAGATCGCCGGTCCGGTGATCGACCACGGCTACTTCGAGCGGACCATCGAGCCCTTCCTGGGCCTGGGGGTCACCCACCTCGGGCACCTCGGCCAGGACGAGCTGGCCGCCGCCGTCGGCCGGGCCTCGGTCGCGCTGGTCACCCCGTGCTGGGACGAGCCCTACGGCCTGGTCGTGGCCGAGGCGCTGGCCTGCGGCACCCCGGTCGTCGCGTTCGCCCGCGGCGGCATCCCCGAGGTGCTGACCCCCACGGTCGGTCGCCTGGTGCCCGCCGGTGACGTCGCCGCGCTGGCCGCGGCCATCCCGGAGGCCGAGGGCCTGTCCCGGGCCGCCGCCCGGGAGCGGGCCCGCACGCACTGCTCGGTGGACACCATGGTCACCCGGTACGAGCAGCTCTACGCGTCGCTGGTGAGCGCGGGCGTCACGGCGGCGCCGTGA
- the pcaC gene encoding 4-carboxymuconolactone decarboxylase: protein MRTRREVLGDAHVDRAVAAVTPLTADFQDFITRVAWGDLWQRPGLDRRTRSMLTLAITASLRHWDEFALHVRAAVHNGLTDEEIAEVCLHTAVYAGVPAANHALAVAKPILAELRTP, encoded by the coding sequence ATGCGCACCCGCCGCGAGGTGCTCGGCGACGCGCACGTCGACCGCGCCGTCGCCGCCGTCACCCCGCTGACGGCCGACTTCCAGGACTTCATCACCCGGGTGGCCTGGGGTGACCTCTGGCAGCGCCCCGGCCTGGACCGGCGCACCCGCTCGATGCTCACCCTGGCGATCACCGCCTCGCTGCGGCACTGGGACGAGTTCGCGCTGCACGTGAGGGCCGCGGTGCACAACGGCCTGACCGACGAGGAGATCGCCGAGGTCTGCCTGCACACCGCGGTCTACGCCGGCGTCCCCGCCGCCAACCACGCCCTCGCCGTCGCCAAGCCCATCCTCGCCGAGCTCCGCACCCCCTGA
- the pcaD gene encoding 3-oxoadipate enol-lactonase, producing MPPIDVHALVEGPADAPVVVLSNSLGATLAMWDPQVPALTERYRVVRYDTRGHGRSPVPDGDSTIDDLTDDLVALLDRLEVQRAHVVGLSIGGMTAMRLAARNPERVDRLALLCTSAHTGNPDAWVERAQTARTQGTGALAETVVGRWFTPAFAAENPGLVAEMRATIEGISDEGYASCCAAVGGMDLRADLARITAPTLVVSGLDDPALPPEHQTAIAEAVPGAQLLQLTPAAHIANLEQPQQVTDALLDHLGGVA from the coding sequence GTGCCCCCGATCGACGTGCACGCCCTCGTGGAGGGCCCGGCCGACGCACCCGTCGTCGTGCTGTCCAACTCCCTCGGCGCGACCCTGGCCATGTGGGACCCGCAGGTGCCCGCGCTGACCGAGCGCTACCGGGTGGTCCGCTACGACACCCGGGGCCACGGCCGCTCCCCGGTGCCCGACGGCGACTCCACGATCGACGACCTGACCGACGACCTCGTCGCCCTGCTCGACCGGCTGGAGGTCCAGCGGGCCCACGTCGTCGGGCTGTCGATCGGCGGCATGACGGCGATGCGGCTGGCTGCCCGGAACCCCGAGCGGGTCGACCGGCTCGCGCTGCTGTGCACCTCGGCGCACACCGGCAACCCCGACGCCTGGGTGGAGCGGGCGCAGACCGCCCGCACCCAGGGCACCGGCGCGCTGGCCGAGACCGTCGTCGGGCGCTGGTTCACCCCCGCCTTCGCCGCGGAGAACCCCGGGCTGGTCGCCGAGATGCGGGCCACCATCGAGGGCATCTCCGACGAGGGCTACGCCAGCTGCTGCGCCGCCGTCGGGGGCATGGACCTGCGCGCGGACCTCGCCCGGATCACCGCGCCCACCCTCGTGGTCAGCGGCCTGGACGACCCGGCGCTCCCCCCGGAGCACCAGACCGCGATCGCCGAGGCGGTCCCCGGGGCACAGCTGCTGCAGCTCACCCCGGCTGCGCACATCGCCAACCTCGAGCAGCCGCAGCAGGTCACCGACGCGCTGCTGGACCACCTGGGCGGTGTCGCGTGA
- the pcaB gene encoding 3-carboxy-cis,cis-muconate cycloisomerase gives MTGLWDGTFARGGAAAAVSDEAWLQAMLDVEAALARAAAHVGLVAETSAAEVTRLAGQPGSLDLATVVAHAADAGNPVPPLVRALTDAVGPHAAAAVHVGATSQDVVDTALVLVARRALAAVDTDLAAAADAAARLASEHRDDVTIGRTLLQQALPTTIGLKAAVWLAALDGARARLRAVDASLPVQYGGAVGTLAASRGSGVDLRAALAEELGLQTTAVPWFTTRLPVADLAGALGAAAGVVATVAVDVVLLAQTEVAEAAESGEGRGGSSAMPHKRNPVAAISARACARRAPGLVGTLFGAMEQEHERSAGAWHSEWPTLSALLATVGSAAAWLADCLGGLTVDTARAAAVVDAAGGAQLAGALADALTESLGRGPAHDAAADAVRTAAREGRTLADVVAERTDVDVAALLAHATPDVGEAGAQTDAALAAHTVSMQD, from the coding sequence GTGACGGGACTCTGGGACGGCACGTTCGCACGCGGGGGAGCGGCTGCGGCGGTCTCCGACGAGGCCTGGCTGCAGGCCATGCTGGACGTCGAGGCCGCGCTCGCCCGGGCCGCGGCCCACGTCGGGCTGGTCGCCGAGACCTCCGCCGCCGAGGTCACCCGGCTCGCCGGGCAGCCCGGCTCGCTGGACCTGGCCACCGTCGTCGCGCACGCCGCGGACGCCGGCAACCCGGTGCCGCCGCTCGTGCGCGCGCTGACCGACGCGGTCGGCCCACACGCCGCCGCGGCCGTGCACGTGGGCGCCACCAGCCAGGACGTCGTCGACACCGCGCTGGTGCTCGTCGCCCGCCGGGCCCTCGCCGCCGTCGACACCGACCTCGCCGCCGCGGCCGACGCCGCGGCCCGGTTGGCGAGCGAGCACCGGGACGACGTCACCATCGGGCGCACCCTGCTGCAGCAGGCGCTGCCCACCACGATCGGGCTGAAGGCCGCGGTCTGGCTCGCCGCCCTCGACGGTGCCCGCGCCCGGCTGCGCGCCGTGGACGCCTCGCTGCCGGTACAGTACGGCGGCGCGGTCGGCACGCTGGCCGCCAGCCGCGGCTCCGGCGTCGACCTCCGCGCGGCGCTGGCCGAGGAGCTCGGGCTGCAGACCACCGCCGTCCCCTGGTTCACCACCCGGCTGCCGGTCGCCGACCTGGCCGGTGCCCTCGGTGCTGCCGCCGGCGTCGTCGCCACGGTCGCGGTGGACGTGGTGCTGCTGGCCCAGACCGAGGTCGCCGAGGCGGCCGAGTCGGGTGAGGGACGCGGCGGCTCCTCGGCCATGCCGCACAAGCGCAACCCGGTCGCCGCGATCTCCGCCCGGGCCTGCGCTCGCCGTGCCCCCGGCCTGGTCGGCACCCTGTTCGGGGCGATGGAGCAGGAGCACGAACGTTCCGCCGGCGCCTGGCACAGCGAGTGGCCCACCCTCTCGGCGCTGCTGGCCACGGTGGGCTCGGCTGCGGCCTGGCTGGCGGACTGCCTGGGCGGGTTGACCGTCGACACCGCCCGCGCCGCCGCCGTGGTGGACGCCGCCGGGGGCGCGCAGCTGGCCGGCGCGCTGGCCGACGCGCTCACCGAGAGCCTGGGCCGCGGGCCCGCCCACGACGCGGCGGCCGACGCCGTCCGCACCGCCGCCCGGGAGGGCCGCACCCTGGCCGACGTCGTCGCCGAGCGGACCGACGTCGACGTCGCCGCCCTGCTCGCCCACGCCACCCCCGACGTCGGCGAGGCCGGCGCGCAGACCGACGCGGCACTCGCCGCGCACACCGTCTCGATGCAGGACTGA
- the pcaG gene encoding protocatechuate 3,4-dioxygenase subunit alpha, whose product MTTHDSDLVRDADETNDRRPGTPRRGTGFLDGPLTLRTTPSATVGPYLAIGLTWPDGPFAVAEGTPGAVWLRGRVLDGNGDVVPDAMVETWQADPDGRFAHPDDPRGAATTEGFRGFGRSDTRDGEYAVCTLKPGPVPDGEGGWQAPHVDVSVFARGLLDRVVTRVYFADEADANATDPVLTGLTPDQQATLVAQPSEDGYRLDVHLQGDSETVFFAV is encoded by the coding sequence ATGACCACCCACGACAGCGACCTGGTGCGCGACGCCGACGAGACCAACGACCGGCGGCCGGGCACCCCGCGCCGCGGCACCGGGTTCCTCGACGGGCCGCTCACCCTGCGCACCACCCCCAGCGCCACCGTCGGGCCCTACCTGGCCATCGGGCTGACCTGGCCCGACGGCCCGTTCGCCGTCGCGGAGGGCACCCCGGGCGCGGTCTGGCTGCGCGGCCGGGTGCTCGACGGCAACGGCGACGTCGTCCCCGACGCGATGGTGGAGACCTGGCAGGCCGACCCCGACGGCCGGTTCGCCCACCCCGACGATCCCCGGGGCGCGGCCACCACGGAGGGCTTCCGTGGCTTCGGTCGCTCGGACACCCGGGACGGCGAGTACGCCGTGTGCACCCTCAAGCCCGGCCCGGTGCCCGACGGCGAGGGTGGCTGGCAGGCCCCGCACGTCGACGTCTCGGTCTTCGCCCGCGGGCTGCTGGACCGGGTGGTCACCCGCGTCTACTTCGCCGACGAGGCCGACGCCAACGCCACCGACCCGGTGCTGACCGGTCTGACCCCCGACCAGCAGGCCACCCTGGTCGCCCAGCCGAGCGAGGACGGCTACCGGCTCGACGTGCACCTGCAGGGAGACAGCGAGACCGTCTTCTTCGCGGTGTGA
- the pcaH gene encoding protocatechuate 3,4-dioxygenase subunit beta — MSGSPSSFVLPRYLPEDVDQRTPVAFPGYRSTGLRAPLRTPVDLPHRLTEITGPVLGEDRVAPGDADLTLRAGGEAQGQRIIVFGRVLDSGGRPVPHALLEIWQANAAGRYRHVVDNWPAPLDPHFDGLGRVVTDSLGRYEFTTVQPGAYPWGNHHNAWRPAHIHFSLFGTAFTQRLVTQMYFPGDPLFGQDPIFNAIPPGARDRAIATFDLSRTQPDWALAYAWDIVLRGTDQTPFETDDDGDVA, encoded by the coding sequence ATGTCCGGCTCCCCGTCCTCGTTCGTCCTGCCGAGGTACCTGCCCGAGGACGTCGACCAGCGCACCCCGGTCGCCTTCCCCGGCTACCGGTCCACCGGCCTGCGCGCTCCGTTGCGCACCCCGGTCGACCTGCCGCACCGGCTCACCGAGATCACCGGCCCGGTGCTCGGCGAGGACCGGGTCGCCCCCGGGGACGCCGACCTCACGCTGCGCGCCGGGGGTGAGGCCCAGGGGCAGCGGATCATCGTGTTCGGCCGGGTGCTGGACAGCGGCGGCCGTCCGGTGCCGCACGCGCTGCTGGAGATCTGGCAGGCCAACGCCGCCGGCCGCTACCGGCACGTGGTGGACAACTGGCCCGCCCCGCTCGACCCGCACTTCGACGGCCTGGGCCGGGTGGTCACCGACTCCCTCGGCCGCTACGAGTTCACGACCGTCCAGCCCGGCGCCTACCCGTGGGGCAACCACCACAACGCCTGGCGCCCGGCGCACATCCACTTCTCGCTGTTCGGCACCGCGTTCACCCAGCGGCTGGTCACCCAGATGTACTTCCCGGGCGACCCGCTGTTCGGCCAGGACCCGATCTTCAACGCCATCCCGCCGGGCGCCCGCGACCGTGCGATCGCCACGTTCGACCTGTCCCGCACCCAGCCCGACTGGGCGCTGGCCTACGCGTGGGACATCGTGCTGCGCGGCACCGACCAGACGCCCTTCGAGACCGACGACGACGGGGACGTGGCATGA
- a CDS encoding IclR family transcriptional regulator, translating to MAGGGTAGRSVTSRALAVLDAFDVDHPRLTLSEVAARSGTPMTTAHRLLGELAAWGALSRRPDGRYEIGRKLWDLGLLAPVQAELRQVASPFLLDVHTATRDTVHLAVRDGTTALYVDRVSGRESVPVVSQVGSRLPLHAVGVGKVLLAAAPDDVVEQVLRSLTRETRHTLVDPGRLARELAEVRRSGSARTSEEMSLGAASVAVPVSVVLPGGRPVVAAALGIVVPTHRAERDLPRLVPVLEVAARGIGRELARTAEFS from the coding sequence ATGGCGGGCGGGGGCACGGCGGGGCGGTCGGTGACCTCCCGCGCACTGGCGGTGCTGGACGCCTTCGACGTCGACCACCCGCGACTCACGCTGAGCGAGGTCGCAGCCCGCAGCGGGACGCCGATGACCACCGCGCACCGGCTCCTGGGCGAGCTCGCGGCCTGGGGGGCGCTGTCCCGTCGTCCGGACGGCCGGTACGAGATCGGCCGCAAGCTGTGGGACCTGGGCCTGCTGGCCCCGGTCCAGGCCGAGCTGCGCCAGGTCGCCAGCCCCTTCCTGCTCGACGTGCACACCGCCACCCGGGACACCGTGCACCTGGCCGTCCGCGACGGGACGACCGCGCTCTACGTGGACCGGGTGTCGGGCCGGGAGTCGGTGCCGGTGGTCAGCCAGGTCGGCAGCCGGCTACCCCTGCACGCGGTCGGGGTGGGCAAGGTGCTGCTCGCCGCAGCACCCGATGACGTCGTGGAGCAGGTGCTGCGGTCGCTCACCCGGGAGACCCGGCACACCCTGGTCGACCCCGGCCGGCTGGCCCGGGAGCTCGCCGAGGTCCGCCGCAGCGGGTCGGCCCGCACCTCGGAGGAGATGAGCCTGGGGGCCGCGTCGGTCGCCGTCCCGGTCAGCGTGGTGCTGCCCGGGGGACGGCCGGTGGTCGCCGCGGCGCTGGGCATCGTCGTCCCCACGCACCGGGCCGAGCGGGACCTGCCGCGGCTGGTGCCGGTCCTGGAGGTCGCCGCCCGCGGCATCGGCCGCGAGCTGGCCCGCACGGCCGAGTTCTCCTGA
- a CDS encoding 4-hydroxybenzoate 3-monooxygenase, producing the protein MRTQVGIIGAGPAGLLLSRMLAVQGIDSVVLENRSRDYVEARIRAGILEQHTVTTLRDVGMGARLDREGLEHDGIYLQYPGVKQKLDFPELCGRNVWIYGQSEVVKDLIAAQLDDGPPLLFEVSDVQPLDVDTDTPRITFTDADGVAQVLECDAIAGTDGFHGVSRPIVTAATDGQLWERTYPFAWLGILADVAPSTDDLIYARHPDGFAMHSMRSPSVSRLYVQVDPTEKIEDWSDDRIWEALATRMAMPGWELQTGPVTEKSILPMRSFVSSPMRHGRLFLAGDAAHIVPPTGAKGLNLAVADVTLLAHALVRLLAEKETDLVDAYSDKALARVWRCTHFSWWMTSMLHTSGDPFDEELQLSQLRRVCESEAAQRELAEMYTGLPVAL; encoded by the coding sequence GTGCGTACTCAGGTGGGGATCATCGGGGCCGGGCCGGCCGGACTGCTGCTGTCGCGGATGCTCGCGGTGCAGGGCATCGACTCGGTCGTGCTGGAGAACCGCAGCCGCGACTACGTCGAGGCGCGGATCCGGGCCGGGATCCTCGAGCAGCACACGGTCACCACGCTGCGCGACGTCGGCATGGGCGCCCGGCTGGACCGCGAGGGCCTGGAGCACGACGGCATCTACCTCCAGTACCCGGGCGTGAAGCAGAAGCTGGACTTCCCCGAGCTGTGCGGGCGCAACGTGTGGATCTACGGGCAGTCCGAGGTGGTCAAGGACCTCATCGCCGCCCAGCTCGACGACGGCCCGCCACTGCTCTTCGAGGTCTCCGACGTCCAGCCGCTCGACGTGGACACCGACACCCCGCGCATCACGTTCACCGACGCCGACGGGGTGGCCCAGGTGCTCGAGTGCGACGCGATCGCCGGCACCGACGGATTCCACGGCGTCTCCCGGCCGATCGTCACCGCGGCCACCGACGGGCAGCTGTGGGAGCGCACCTACCCCTTCGCCTGGCTCGGCATCCTGGCCGACGTCGCCCCCAGCACCGACGACCTGATCTACGCCCGGCACCCCGACGGGTTCGCGATGCACTCGATGCGCTCGCCGTCGGTGTCGCGGCTCTACGTCCAGGTCGACCCCACCGAGAAGATCGAGGACTGGTCCGACGACCGCATCTGGGAGGCCCTCGCCACCCGGATGGCGATGCCCGGCTGGGAGCTGCAGACCGGGCCGGTCACCGAGAAGTCGATCCTGCCGATGCGCTCGTTCGTGTCCTCCCCGATGCGGCACGGCCGGCTGTTCCTGGCCGGGGACGCCGCGCACATCGTGCCGCCGACCGGGGCCAAGGGCCTCAACCTCGCCGTCGCCGACGTGACCCTGCTGGCCCACGCGCTGGTGCGGCTGCTGGCCGAGAAGGAGACCGATCTGGTCGACGCCTACTCCGACAAGGCGCTGGCCCGGGTCTGGCGCTGCACGCACTTCTCCTGGTGGATGACCTCGATGCTGCACACCTCGGGCGACCCCTTCGACGAGGAGCTGCAGCTCTCCCAGCTGCGCCGGGTGTGCGAGTCCGAGGCAGCCCAGCGCGAGCTCGCCGAGATGTACACCGGCCTGCCGGTCGCGCTCTGA